One Equus caballus isolate H_3958 breed thoroughbred chromosome 14, TB-T2T, whole genome shotgun sequence DNA segment encodes these proteins:
- the LOC111767694 gene encoding uncharacterized protein isoform X3 — MTPCKLSPWGKLCVSESRSRRAGGAKRGGKVWKSAETTVAGCSEPLAPGKGKHCPFRSYQPAARDLRLRCVCSSLGPPLAYIFPVPPRVQGRRQRAGDCGTVPGAGREPAELGEEPPRPRAEHAAPACSARVHPARRGGDRAEAVASGRCLGPDPLHVSLAWGHVHRLSPVRRPDVLRINKMKLEATGGQIAPVLRTTIPNRATSPLHRSPTAAPPPGRSPPSKLQPRRAPARPRPLAGPGALCRSH, encoded by the exons ATGACCCCCTGCAAACTCAGCCCCTGGGGAAAACTTTGTGTCTCGGAATCCCGCAGTAGACGAGCTGGGGGTGCTAAGCGCGGGGGCAAGGTTTGGAAATCTGCGGAGACCACAGTGGCCGGCTGCAGCGAACCCTTGGCACCAGGCAAAGGAAAACACTGCCCTTTCCGCTCCTACCAGCCCGCGGCACGAGACCTGCGTCTAAG GTGTGTATGTTCCAGCCTGGGGCCACCACTTGCCTACATCTTCCCGGTACCACCCAGGGTTCAGGGGcggaggcagagggcaggggacTGCGGAACCGTCCCCGGAGCGGGACGCGAACCGGCAGAGTTGGGAGAAG AGCCTCCGCGCCCGAGAGCTGAGCATGCTGCCCCCGCGTGCAGCGCCCGCGTGCACCCAGCTCGGAGAGGGGGCGACAGGGCGGAGGCGGTGGCCTCCGGAAGGTGTCTGGGACCGGACCCGCTGCACGTGAGCCTAGCGTGGGGTCATGTGCACCGGCTCAGCCCGGTTCGGCGCCCGGACGTGCTGCgtatcaacaaaatgaaactcGAGGCGACAGGAGGGCAGATAGCTCCGGTTCTCCGAACCACAATCCCCAACCGCGCGACCTCCCCTCTGCACCGGTCTCCCACCGCAGCCCCTCCGCCCGGCCGGAGCCCGCCGAGCAAGTTGCAGCCccggcgcgcccccgcccgcccgcgcccccTCGCCGGCCCGGGGGCGCTTTGCCGCAGTCATTAA
- the LOC111767694 gene encoding uncharacterized protein isoform X4, with protein MTPCKLSPWGKLCVSESRSRRAGGAKRGGKVWKSAETTVAGCSEPLAPGKGKHCPFRSYQPAARDLRLRVQGRRQRAGDCGTVPGAGREPAELGEEPPRPRAEHAAPACSARVHPARRGGDRAEAVASGRCLGPDPLHVSLAWGHVHRLSPVRRPDVLRINKMKLEATGGQIAPVLRTTIPNRATSPLHRSPTAAPPPGRSPPSKLQPRRAPARPRPLAGPGALCRSH; from the exons ATGACCCCCTGCAAACTCAGCCCCTGGGGAAAACTTTGTGTCTCGGAATCCCGCAGTAGACGAGCTGGGGGTGCTAAGCGCGGGGGCAAGGTTTGGAAATCTGCGGAGACCACAGTGGCCGGCTGCAGCGAACCCTTGGCACCAGGCAAAGGAAAACACTGCCCTTTCCGCTCCTACCAGCCCGCGGCACGAGACCTGCGTCTAAG GGTTCAGGGGcggaggcagagggcaggggacTGCGGAACCGTCCCCGGAGCGGGACGCGAACCGGCAGAGTTGGGAGAAG AGCCTCCGCGCCCGAGAGCTGAGCATGCTGCCCCCGCGTGCAGCGCCCGCGTGCACCCAGCTCGGAGAGGGGGCGACAGGGCGGAGGCGGTGGCCTCCGGAAGGTGTCTGGGACCGGACCCGCTGCACGTGAGCCTAGCGTGGGGTCATGTGCACCGGCTCAGCCCGGTTCGGCGCCCGGACGTGCTGCgtatcaacaaaatgaaactcGAGGCGACAGGAGGGCAGATAGCTCCGGTTCTCCGAACCACAATCCCCAACCGCGCGACCTCCCCTCTGCACCGGTCTCCCACCGCAGCCCCTCCGCCCGGCCGGAGCCCGCCGAGCAAGTTGCAGCCccggcgcgcccccgcccgcccgcgcccccTCGCCGGCCCGGGGGCGCTTTGCCGCAGTCATTAA
- the LOC111767694 gene encoding uncharacterized protein isoform X1, with the protein MGVARVSSLPLEAVLGTAGRRRAGVIPTAGAGRRSQRWLRGAPAQAKEGQEPRIAKLTPSSFGLEKRVSEGPGIGGKGPEGATSLHPGGCVCSSLGPPLAYIFPVPPRVQGRRQRAGDCGTVPGAGREPAELGEEPPRPRAEHAAPACSARVHPARRGGDRAEAVASGRCLGPDPLHVSLAWGHVHRLSPVRRPDVLRINKMKLEATGGQIAPVLRTTIPNRATSPLHRSPTAAPPPGRSPPSKLQPRRAPARPRPLAGPGALCRSH; encoded by the exons ATGGGGGTGGCGCGAGTCTCCAGCCTGCCCCTGGAGGCAGTCCTCGGGACCGCAGGCAGGAGGCGCGCCGGCGTGATTCCGACCGCGGGAGCCGGGAGGAGGAGCCAGAGGTGGCTGCGGGGGGCTCCGGCCCAGGCAAAGGAAGGGCAAGAG CCACGAATCGCTAAGCTGACGCCTTCATCCTTTGGCCTGGAGAAAAGGGTGTCTGAGGGCCCAGGGATAGGCGGGAAGGGACCGGAGGGAGCCACAAGTCTGCACCCAGGCGG GTGTGTATGTTCCAGCCTGGGGCCACCACTTGCCTACATCTTCCCGGTACCACCCAGGGTTCAGGGGcggaggcagagggcaggggacTGCGGAACCGTCCCCGGAGCGGGACGCGAACCGGCAGAGTTGGGAGAAG AGCCTCCGCGCCCGAGAGCTGAGCATGCTGCCCCCGCGTGCAGCGCCCGCGTGCACCCAGCTCGGAGAGGGGGCGACAGGGCGGAGGCGGTGGCCTCCGGAAGGTGTCTGGGACCGGACCCGCTGCACGTGAGCCTAGCGTGGGGTCATGTGCACCGGCTCAGCCCGGTTCGGCGCCCGGACGTGCTGCgtatcaacaaaatgaaactcGAGGCGACAGGAGGGCAGATAGCTCCGGTTCTCCGAACCACAATCCCCAACCGCGCGACCTCCCCTCTGCACCGGTCTCCCACCGCAGCCCCTCCGCCCGGCCGGAGCCCGCCGAGCAAGTTGCAGCCccggcgcgcccccgcccgcccgcgcccccTCGCCGGCCCGGGGGCGCTTTGCCGCAGTCATTAA
- the LOC111767694 gene encoding uncharacterized protein isoform X2, with protein sequence MGVARVSSLPLEAVLGTAGRRRAGVIPTAGAGRRSQRWLRGAPAQAKEGQEPRIAKLTPSSFGLEKRVSEGPGIGGKGPEGATSLHPGGVQGRRQRAGDCGTVPGAGREPAELGEEPPRPRAEHAAPACSARVHPARRGGDRAEAVASGRCLGPDPLHVSLAWGHVHRLSPVRRPDVLRINKMKLEATGGQIAPVLRTTIPNRATSPLHRSPTAAPPPGRSPPSKLQPRRAPARPRPLAGPGALCRSH encoded by the exons ATGGGGGTGGCGCGAGTCTCCAGCCTGCCCCTGGAGGCAGTCCTCGGGACCGCAGGCAGGAGGCGCGCCGGCGTGATTCCGACCGCGGGAGCCGGGAGGAGGAGCCAGAGGTGGCTGCGGGGGGCTCCGGCCCAGGCAAAGGAAGGGCAAGAG CCACGAATCGCTAAGCTGACGCCTTCATCCTTTGGCCTGGAGAAAAGGGTGTCTGAGGGCCCAGGGATAGGCGGGAAGGGACCGGAGGGAGCCACAAGTCTGCACCCAGGCGG GGTTCAGGGGcggaggcagagggcaggggacTGCGGAACCGTCCCCGGAGCGGGACGCGAACCGGCAGAGTTGGGAGAAG AGCCTCCGCGCCCGAGAGCTGAGCATGCTGCCCCCGCGTGCAGCGCCCGCGTGCACCCAGCTCGGAGAGGGGGCGACAGGGCGGAGGCGGTGGCCTCCGGAAGGTGTCTGGGACCGGACCCGCTGCACGTGAGCCTAGCGTGGGGTCATGTGCACCGGCTCAGCCCGGTTCGGCGCCCGGACGTGCTGCgtatcaacaaaatgaaactcGAGGCGACAGGAGGGCAGATAGCTCCGGTTCTCCGAACCACAATCCCCAACCGCGCGACCTCCCCTCTGCACCGGTCTCCCACCGCAGCCCCTCCGCCCGGCCGGAGCCCGCCGAGCAAGTTGCAGCCccggcgcgcccccgcccgcccgcgcccccTCGCCGGCCCGGGGGCGCTTTGCCGCAGTCATTAA